One bacterium genomic region harbors:
- a CDS encoding sodium:solute symporter family protein yields MNSSNKISFSTVDLILFALYLISLIVLGYKARQKTTDSKEDFLLAGRTVTLPAFVATLVSTWYGGILGIGEYAYLNGISNWLLFGLPYYFFALLFALFLAKRVRASRLVTIPDKLYQTYDLKTSMLGGLLTFLLVNPAAYVLMLGVLVQLLFGWSLAVSVVCGAALSVVFLFYGGFRADVWMNILQFGLMFLGFGLILPFAHHHYGGLDFIMQQTPASHLTLSGGRSVSYIMVWFFIALWTLVDPSFHQRCYAARDGRVAQRGILWSIFFWMIFDFLTTTAGLYSRAVLPDLQQPVFAYPMLAEKVLPPAAKGLFYIGLFATIMSTLSSYTFTAAMTIGNDMVGRIRPDEKSITRWTRIGLAVTLALAIALALWLDSVVAIWYSIGTTIIPGLLLPLLAGYYRPLAFPARYGFVVMLSGWLISTIWLTGGVLNDGRYWLGVEPMYPGLLATLA; encoded by the coding sequence ATGAATTCTTCCAACAAAATTTCATTTTCCACCGTTGATTTGATTCTCTTTGCTCTTTATCTGATCAGCTTGATCGTGCTGGGCTATAAAGCACGACAAAAGACCACAGACAGCAAAGAGGATTTTTTACTCGCCGGCCGCACCGTCACCCTGCCGGCCTTTGTGGCCACGCTGGTCTCCACCTGGTATGGCGGCATTCTCGGCATCGGCGAATACGCCTATCTCAACGGCATCTCCAACTGGCTGCTCTTTGGCCTGCCCTACTATTTTTTCGCCCTGCTGTTCGCTCTGTTTCTCGCCAAGCGGGTGCGCGCCAGCCGGCTTGTCACCATTCCGGACAAGCTGTATCAGACGTATGATCTCAAAACCTCCATGCTGGGCGGACTGCTCACTTTTCTGCTGGTGAATCCAGCGGCCTATGTACTCATGCTCGGCGTGCTGGTGCAGCTTTTGTTCGGTTGGTCCCTTGCCGTCAGCGTGGTCTGCGGCGCAGCTCTTTCAGTGGTCTTTTTGTTCTACGGCGGTTTCCGCGCCGATGTGTGGATGAATATCCTGCAGTTTGGGCTGATGTTTCTGGGATTCGGCCTGATCCTGCCCTTTGCCCATCATCACTACGGCGGATTGGATTTCATCATGCAGCAGACGCCTGCAAGCCATCTGACCCTGTCGGGCGGACGTTCCGTATCTTATATCATGGTTTGGTTTTTCATCGCGCTGTGGACTCTGGTGGATCCCTCCTTTCACCAGCGATGCTATGCTGCCCGCGACGGCCGGGTGGCGCAGCGAGGCATTCTGTGGTCCATCTTCTTCTGGATGATTTTTGATTTTCTCACCACAACGGCAGGGCTTTACAGCCGGGCGGTGCTGCCGGATCTGCAGCAGCCGGTGTTCGCCTATCCCATGCTGGCGGAAAAAGTACTGCCTCCGGCGGCCAAGGGGCTTTTCTACATCGGCCTGTTCGCCACCATCATGTCCACTCTGAGCAGCTATACGTTCACCGCGGCCATGACCATCGGCAACGATATGGTCGGCCGGATTCGGCCGGATGAAAAGAGCATCACGCGATGGACGCGCATCGGTCTGGCTGTAACCCTGGCCCTGGCCATCGCCCTGGCGTTGTGGCTCGATTCCGTGGTCGCCATCTGGTACAGCATCGGCACCACCATCATCCCTGGATTGCTGCTGCCGCTATTGGCCGGCTATTATCGGCCTTTGGCTTTTCCCGCCAGGTACGGCTTTGTGGTAATGCTGAGCGGTTGGCTGATCTCGACCATTTGGCTGACAGGTGGGGTGCTGAACGACGGGCGCTACTGGCTGGGAGTGGAACCCATGTATCCGGGATTGCTGGCGACACTGGC